One region of Planctomycetota bacterium genomic DNA includes:
- a CDS encoding FmdB family zinc ribbon protein, with amino-acid sequence MPTYDYECGGCRHTFEVFEGLHAQGLRECPKCGKKQARRLIGIGAGLVFKGSGFYVTDYKRSGGGNASEAPAKSEKKDSSSSESRKT; translated from the coding sequence ATGCCGACGTACGACTACGAGTGCGGCGGGTGCCGTCACACTTTCGAAGTCTTCGAAGGCCTGCACGCCCAGGGACTTCGGGAATGCCCCAAGTGCGGCAAGAAGCAGGCCCGGCGTCTCATCGGCATCGGCGCCGGCCTTGTCTTCAAAGGCTCCGGCTTCTACGTCACCGACTACAAGCGCTCAGGGGGTGGAAACGCCTCCGAAGCTCCGGCCAAGTCCGAGAAGAAGGATTCTTCCTCGTCGGAAAGCCGTAAGACCTGA
- a CDS encoding prolyl oligopeptidase family serine peptidase: MVKPRLSEALALTLLMASACAAPATSLGPDEDPYLWLEEIDSERALAWVRERNEKTLRRLAHDPLYPSLEEDVRRILTARDRIPLPSLESGWVYNFWQDADHVRGLWRRTRPEEYARDEPAWETLLDLDALARRENENWVWQGASVLPGSDRALVFLSRGGKDARVVREFDLSRRAFVPEGFFLPEAKSRVAWLDADTLLVGTDFGPGSLTDSGYPRQVRRWRRGAPLADAELLFEGAPSDVSVSAYTSFRPEGRLAVLLRAPSFFQEECRLLEPDGTLLPVPFPSDIDFRGVFQGRLLGLLRRPWRVGDRNFPAGSLVALPAGAPPERAELLLAPDERTSLLGVSGSRSALYVSALENVRGRLYRLAPGPSGWSRAAVPLPDHGAVGVVSADDADDLLYLRYESFAVPSTLYVLESASREPRPIKRLPERFDARGVRVDQFEAVSADGTRVPYFVVGREGRGPRPTILHGYGGFEIPQTPAYLGTLGKAWLESGGLYVLANIRGGGEFGPRWHQAALRENRPRAFEDFLAVAEDLVRRGLTEPRRLGILGGSNGGLLVGACLTRRPDLFGAVVCQVPLLDMLRYPRLLAGRSWVAEYGDPDDPAMAAALRSYSPYHNVRPGVRYPPVLFITSTRDDRVHPGHARKMAALLEARGNGDVLYYENIEGGHGAAANLEQRARMLALQYLFFRRTLGG, from the coding sequence GTGGTTAAGCCCCGCCTCTCCGAAGCCCTCGCCCTGACCCTCCTTATGGCCTCCGCCTGCGCGGCTCCGGCGACCTCCTTGGGACCCGACGAGGACCCCTACCTCTGGCTCGAGGAAATCGACTCGGAGCGCGCCCTCGCCTGGGTCCGCGAGCGGAACGAGAAAACCCTCCGGCGCCTCGCCCACGATCCCCTCTACCCCTCCCTCGAGGAGGACGTCCGCCGCATTCTCACCGCGCGCGACCGCATCCCCCTGCCGTCCCTCGAAAGCGGCTGGGTCTACAACTTCTGGCAGGACGCCGACCACGTCCGCGGACTCTGGCGACGCACCCGCCCCGAGGAATACGCCCGGGATGAACCCGCCTGGGAAACGCTCCTCGACCTGGACGCCCTGGCGCGCCGCGAAAACGAAAACTGGGTCTGGCAGGGCGCCTCCGTCCTGCCCGGCTCCGACCGCGCCCTCGTCTTCCTCTCCCGCGGCGGCAAGGACGCCCGCGTCGTCCGCGAATTCGATCTCTCCCGCCGCGCCTTCGTGCCCGAGGGCTTCTTCCTCCCCGAAGCCAAGTCCCGCGTCGCCTGGCTCGACGCCGATACGCTGCTCGTGGGCACGGACTTCGGGCCGGGATCCCTGACCGATTCCGGCTATCCCCGACAGGTCCGCCGCTGGCGGCGTGGCGCCCCGCTGGCCGACGCCGAGCTCCTCTTCGAAGGCGCCCCGAGCGACGTCTCCGTCTCCGCCTACACCTCCTTCCGCCCCGAAGGACGCCTCGCCGTCCTCCTCCGCGCCCCCTCGTTCTTCCAGGAAGAGTGCCGCCTTCTCGAGCCCGACGGCACGCTCCTTCCGGTTCCCTTCCCGTCCGACATCGACTTCCGCGGCGTTTTTCAGGGCCGTCTGCTCGGGCTCCTGCGCCGCCCCTGGCGCGTGGGCGACCGGAACTTCCCCGCCGGCTCGCTCGTGGCGCTCCCGGCCGGCGCCCCGCCGGAGCGGGCGGAACTCCTCCTGGCCCCCGACGAGCGCACCTCCCTTCTCGGAGTCTCCGGCTCCCGGAGCGCCCTCTACGTCTCGGCCCTCGAGAACGTCCGCGGCCGCCTCTACCGCCTGGCCCCCGGTCCCTCCGGATGGTCCCGCGCCGCCGTGCCCCTGCCGGACCACGGCGCCGTGGGCGTCGTGTCCGCCGACGACGCCGACGACCTCCTCTACCTGCGCTACGAAAGCTTCGCGGTTCCTTCCACGCTCTACGTCCTGGAGAGCGCCTCCCGGGAACCCCGCCCGATCAAGCGCCTCCCCGAACGCTTCGACGCCCGCGGCGTCCGCGTGGACCAGTTCGAAGCCGTCAGCGCCGACGGCACCCGCGTGCCCTACTTCGTGGTCGGCCGCGAAGGCCGCGGCCCGCGTCCGACGATCCTGCACGGGTACGGCGGCTTCGAGATTCCTCAGACCCCCGCCTACCTCGGCACGCTGGGAAAGGCCTGGCTGGAGTCCGGCGGACTCTACGTGCTGGCCAACATCCGGGGCGGCGGCGAATTCGGCCCGCGCTGGCACCAGGCGGCCCTGCGGGAAAACCGGCCGCGCGCTTTCGAGGACTTCCTGGCGGTGGCGGAAGATCTCGTGCGCCGCGGCCTGACCGAACCCCGGCGCCTCGGAATCCTCGGCGGTTCCAACGGCGGACTGCTCGTGGGCGCGTGCCTCACCCGCCGCCCGGACCTCTTCGGCGCCGTCGTCTGCCAGGTGCCCCTTCTGGACATGCTGCGCTACCCGCGGCTCCTGGCCGGCCGGAGCTGGGTGGCCGAATACGGGGATCCGGACGATCCCGCCATGGCGGCGGCGCTGCGCTCCTACTCGCCCTACCACAACGTCCGCCCCGGCGTCCGCTACCCGCCCGTTCTCTTCATCACCTCGACGCGCGACGACCGCGTCCATCCCGGCCATGCGCGCAAGATGGCTGCGCTTCTCGAAGCGCGGGGAAACGGCGACGTCCTCTACTACGAAAACATCGAAGGCGGCCACGGCGCGGCCGCCAACCTCGAGCAGCGCGCCCGAATGCTCGCGCTCCAGTACCTGTTCTTCCGGCGCACCCTCGGCGGCTGA